The following proteins are encoded in a genomic region of Pseudodesulfovibrio mercurii:
- a CDS encoding iron ABC transporter substrate-binding protein — MKKLHLICAILLLVLAAPSTGAARTLTDCVGRTNDLPDRIDHVICSGSGCLRLLTYLGAQDRIVAVDDIETRRRKFDARPYALANPQFRKMPIFGEFRGHDNPELILTLEPQPQVIFKTYTSSMGYDPRELQDKTGIPVVVLDYGNLGEKRPALYKSLRLMARVLGREERAEAVIKYMEGLIEDLGRRTGDVPGQERSTVYLGGVAFRGPHGFQSTEPAYPPFQFVNAVNLAYEAGKAGQGLAQSDIAKEKIVEWNPDVLFLDLATLQMGDDAGGLFELRTDPAYRMLSAVKEGRVYGVLPYNWYTQNFGSILADAYFIGKVLYPTRFADVDPAAKADEIYTFLVGKPVFKDMNELFKGMAFQPVPVK; from the coding sequence ATGAAAAAACTTCATCTCATCTGCGCCATTCTCCTGCTCGTCCTGGCCGCACCGTCCACGGGCGCGGCCCGCACCCTGACCGACTGCGTGGGCCGGACCAACGACCTCCCGGACAGGATCGACCACGTCATCTGTTCCGGTTCCGGCTGCCTGCGGCTGCTGACCTACCTCGGGGCCCAGGACCGCATCGTGGCCGTGGACGACATCGAGACGCGCCGCCGGAAGTTCGACGCCCGGCCATACGCCCTGGCCAACCCCCAGTTCAGAAAGATGCCCATCTTCGGGGAGTTCCGGGGCCACGACAACCCCGAGTTGATCCTGACCCTGGAGCCCCAGCCCCAGGTCATCTTCAAGACCTACACCTCGTCCATGGGCTACGACCCCCGCGAACTCCAGGACAAGACCGGCATCCCGGTGGTGGTTCTGGACTACGGCAACCTGGGCGAGAAACGGCCCGCCCTGTACAAGAGCCTGCGCCTCATGGCCAGGGTCCTGGGCCGGGAAGAGCGCGCCGAGGCGGTCATCAAGTACATGGAGGGGCTCATCGAAGACCTCGGCCGGCGCACGGGCGACGTGCCCGGCCAGGAGCGGTCCACGGTCTACCTGGGCGGCGTGGCCTTCCGGGGTCCCCACGGCTTCCAGTCCACGGAGCCCGCCTACCCGCCCTTCCAGTTCGTCAACGCCGTCAACCTGGCCTACGAGGCGGGCAAGGCGGGCCAGGGCCTGGCCCAGTCGGACATCGCCAAGGAAAAGATCGTCGAGTGGAACCCGGACGTGCTCTTCCTGGACCTGGCCACCCTCCAGATGGGCGACGACGCGGGCGGCCTGTTCGAGCTGCGCACGGACCCGGCCTACCGCATGCTCTCCGCCGTCAAGGAGGGCCGCGTCTACGGCGTGCTGCCCTACAACTGGTACACCCAGAACTTCGGCTCCATCCTGGCCGACGCCTACTTCATCGGCAAGGTCCTCTACCCCACCCGCTTCGCCGACGTGGACCCGGCGGCCAAGGCCGACGAGATCTACACCTTCCTGGTGGGCAAGCCGGTCTTCAAGGACATGAACGAACTGTTCAAGGGCATGGCCTTCCAGCCGGTGCCGGTGAAGTAG
- the ispG gene encoding flavodoxin-dependent (E)-4-hydroxy-3-methylbut-2-enyl-diphosphate synthase encodes MQRKQTRVVNIGGVGIGGDNPVRVQSMCNTDTRDVPATLAQIDRLAEAGCEIVRLAVPDEAAAAVLADIRRQSPVPLIADIHFDHRLALAALDAGFDGLRINPGNIGDEAKVDAVVRAAKACGTPIRIGVNGGSLEKDLLRQYGGPTPEAMVESGLRHVRMLEARDFHDIKISLKTSSVLKTVAAYRLMSEQVDYPLHIGITEAGTLVRGAVKSSVGLGILLYEGIGDTMRVSLTHDPVAEIGVAYEILRSLGLRERGPEIISCPTCGRTEIGLIDLAEQVEAALRGVEEVFTVAVMGCVVNGPGEAKEADIGIAGGRDLGIIFRKGEVVRKVRGNANLLPEFMKEIEKFLEERRTD; translated from the coding sequence ATGCAGCGAAAACAGACAAGAGTCGTGAACATCGGGGGCGTGGGCATCGGCGGGGACAACCCGGTCCGGGTCCAGTCCATGTGCAACACGGACACGCGCGACGTCCCGGCCACCCTGGCCCAGATCGACCGGCTGGCCGAGGCCGGGTGCGAGATCGTGCGCCTGGCCGTGCCCGACGAGGCGGCGGCCGCCGTGCTCGCCGACATCCGCAGACAGTCTCCGGTGCCGCTCATCGCGGACATCCATTTCGACCACCGGCTGGCCCTGGCCGCGCTGGACGCGGGCTTCGACGGGCTGCGCATCAACCCCGGCAACATCGGGGACGAGGCCAAGGTGGACGCCGTGGTCCGGGCGGCCAAGGCGTGCGGCACGCCCATCCGTATCGGGGTCAACGGCGGGTCCCTGGAAAAGGACCTGCTCAGGCAATACGGCGGCCCCACGCCCGAGGCCATGGTCGAGTCGGGCCTGCGGCACGTGCGCATGCTCGAGGCGCGCGATTTCCACGACATCAAGATATCGCTCAAGACCTCGTCCGTGCTCAAGACCGTGGCGGCCTACCGGCTCATGTCCGAGCAGGTGGACTACCCCCTGCACATCGGCATCACCGAGGCGGGCACGCTGGTGCGCGGCGCGGTCAAGTCCTCGGTGGGGCTCGGCATCCTCCTCTACGAGGGCATCGGCGACACCATGCGCGTGTCCCTGACCCATGACCCCGTGGCCGAGATCGGCGTGGCCTACGAGATCCTGCGCAGCTTGGGCTTGCGGGAACGCGGCCCGGAGATTATATCCTGCCCCACCTGCGGCCGCACGGAGATCGGCCTGATCGACCTGGCCGAGCAGGTTGAGGCGGCGCTGAGGGGCGTCGAAGAGGTCTTCACCGTGGCCGTCATGGGCTGCGTGGTCAACGGGCCGGGCGAGGCGAAAGAGGCCGACATCGGCATCGCCGGGGGCCGCGACCTGGGCATCATCTTCCGCAAGGGCGAGGTGGTCCGCAAGGTCAGGGGCAACGCCAACCTGCTGCCCGAATTCATGAAAGAGATCGAGAAATTTCTGGAAGAAAGGAGAACCGACTAG
- a CDS encoding proline--tRNA ligase: MRLSRYYIPTLKEDPADAEVVSHKLLMRAGMIRKLTSGIYNYLPLGLRAINKVAQIVREEMNRAGALEVLLPTVQPADLWRETGRWDYYGKELLRFKDRNDRDYCLGPTHEEVITDLVRGEIKSYKQLPVNLYQVQTKFRDEIRPRFGLMRGREFIMKDGYSFDKDEAGAEQSYWDMFNAYKAAFTRIGLRFKPVQADSGAIGGSFSHEFMVLAETGEDTIASCLSCDFAANLEKAKVNAPKGAPADESVVPLMEEVATPGAHTVEEVCTFLGIPADRLVKTLLFVVDGKPVAGLVRGDRELNDVKLRNLVGGNEIELADEALVRKLTGAPVGFAGPAGLDPEVPIYADHELLAGTDWVAGANKGDTHVLHLALGRDCDIVQYADLRVIEPTDACPECGGAIEFTKGIEVGHVFKLGLKYSKKMEATFLDENGKSQYMIMGCYGIGVSRIVASAIEQNFDENGCCFPPSIAPFEVCLISLGGKDQDVADKAEELYAELMKLGVDVAFDDRGERPGVKFAEADLIGYPMQLVLGGKGLKNGIIEAKDRKTGEKVELPLDTFAASFADWRNQIWNNWGLETP; the protein is encoded by the coding sequence ATGCGTCTTTCCCGCTACTACATCCCGACCCTGAAGGAGGACCCGGCCGACGCCGAGGTGGTCTCCCACAAGCTCCTGATGCGCGCGGGCATGATCCGCAAGCTGACCAGCGGCATCTACAACTACCTGCCGCTGGGGCTGCGCGCCATCAACAAGGTGGCCCAGATCGTGCGCGAGGAGATGAACCGCGCGGGCGCGCTTGAGGTGCTCCTGCCCACGGTCCAGCCCGCCGACCTGTGGAGGGAGACCGGCCGTTGGGACTACTACGGCAAGGAACTGCTCCGGTTCAAGGACCGCAACGACCGCGACTATTGCCTCGGCCCCACCCACGAGGAGGTCATCACCGACCTGGTGCGCGGGGAGATCAAGTCCTACAAGCAGCTGCCGGTCAACCTCTACCAGGTCCAGACCAAGTTTCGCGACGAGATCCGCCCCCGGTTCGGGCTCATGCGCGGCCGCGAGTTCATCATGAAGGACGGCTACTCCTTCGACAAGGACGAGGCGGGGGCCGAGCAGTCCTACTGGGACATGTTCAACGCCTACAAGGCCGCCTTCACCCGCATCGGCCTGCGCTTCAAGCCGGTCCAGGCGGACTCCGGGGCCATCGGCGGGAGCTTTTCCCATGAATTCATGGTCCTGGCCGAGACCGGCGAGGACACCATCGCCTCCTGCCTGTCCTGCGACTTCGCGGCCAACCTGGAGAAGGCCAAGGTCAACGCCCCCAAGGGCGCGCCCGCCGACGAGTCGGTCGTGCCGCTCATGGAGGAGGTCGCCACCCCCGGCGCGCACACCGTGGAGGAGGTCTGCACCTTCCTCGGCATTCCCGCCGACAGGCTGGTCAAGACCCTGCTCTTCGTGGTGGACGGCAAGCCCGTGGCCGGGCTGGTGCGCGGCGACCGCGAGCTGAACGACGTCAAGCTGCGCAACCTGGTGGGCGGCAACGAGATCGAGCTGGCCGACGAGGCCCTGGTCCGCAAGCTGACGGGCGCGCCCGTGGGCTTTGCCGGTCCCGCCGGGCTGGACCCCGAGGTGCCGATCTATGCCGACCACGAGCTGCTGGCCGGGACCGACTGGGTGGCCGGAGCCAACAAGGGCGACACCCACGTCCTGCACCTGGCGCTGGGCCGCGACTGCGACATCGTCCAGTATGCGGACCTGCGGGTCATCGAGCCCACGGACGCCTGCCCGGAATGCGGCGGCGCCATCGAGTTCACCAAGGGCATCGAGGTGGGCCACGTGTTCAAGCTCGGGCTCAAGTATTCCAAGAAGATGGAAGCCACCTTCCTGGACGAGAACGGCAAGTCCCAGTACATGATCATGGGTTGCTACGGCATCGGCGTTTCGCGCATCGTGGCCTCGGCCATCGAGCAGAACTTCGACGAGAACGGCTGCTGCTTCCCGCCGTCCATCGCGCCCTTCGAGGTCTGCCTGATCTCGCTCGGCGGCAAGGACCAGGACGTGGCCGACAAGGCCGAGGAGCTCTATGCCGAACTGATGAAGCTCGGCGTGGACGTGGCCTTCGACGACCGGGGCGAGCGTCCCGGCGTCAAGTTCGCCGAGGCCGATCTGATCGGCTACCCCATGCAGCTGGTGCTCGGCGGCAAGGGCCTCAAGAACGGCATCATCGAGGCCAAGGACCGCAAGACCGGCGAAAAGGTCGAGCTGCCCCTCGACACCTTCGCCGCGTCCTTCGCCGACTGGCGAAATCAGATCTGGAATAACTGGGGACTTGAGACCCCATAG
- a CDS encoding LysE family translocator: MTLESGIALALATLVFACIPGPGISAVVAQSLARGFKAGAGFTCGLALGDVCYLLTALFGMGWVASQIGPYFAVLKWAGAAYLIYMGVKCWRARPNFEQARCDLPVRPGRSFLAGLCVTLGNPKAIAFYCGFLPGFVDMASLTATDVALVMGIIVPIIGTVPLVYAWLAARGRNAIRSTRLWKIMNRTAGTIMIGAGAAIASE, from the coding sequence ATGACGTTGGAAAGTGGAATCGCGCTGGCATTGGCCACGCTGGTGTTCGCGTGCATACCAGGGCCGGGGATTTCGGCCGTGGTGGCGCAGTCCCTGGCGCGCGGGTTCAAGGCCGGGGCGGGGTTCACCTGCGGGCTGGCCCTGGGCGATGTGTGTTACCTGCTCACGGCCCTGTTCGGCATGGGCTGGGTCGCCTCGCAGATCGGGCCGTATTTCGCGGTCCTCAAGTGGGCGGGCGCGGCCTATCTCATCTACATGGGCGTGAAGTGCTGGCGGGCCAGGCCGAATTTCGAACAGGCGCGGTGCGATCTGCCGGTCCGTCCGGGCCGCAGCTTCCTGGCCGGGCTGTGCGTGACGCTCGGCAACCCCAAGGCCATCGCCTTTTATTGCGGTTTCCTGCCCGGCTTCGTGGACATGGCGTCCCTGACCGCCACCGACGTGGCTTTGGTCATGGGCATCATCGTCCCGATCATCGGTACGGTCCCGCTGGTCTACGCCTGGCTGGCCGCGCGCGGCCGCAACGCCATCCGCTCGACACGGCTGTGGAAGATCATGAACCGCACGGCGGGCACGATCATGATCGGCGCGGGCGCGGCCATCGCGTCGGAGTAG
- the xseA gene encoding exodeoxyribonuclease VII large subunit, which produces MSNILTVSELTKSVKALLEAEFPFVWVRGQVSNLARPASGHVYFTLTDGDAALSVVWFKSSQRSAEPVRQGGDMVNPLTGEIEETEGGTALTGSGLEDGLEVLCAGRLNVYEPRGQYQLVAELVQARGVGDLAVAFEALKKKLAEKGYFDEDRKLGLPRDPRRVAVITSKSGAAIRDFLRIADTRGTGAEIRIYPVLVQGDRAPGQIAAALDLVDAEGWAEVAVLIRGGGSLEDLWAFNTEAVADAIYRARLPVLTGVGHEPDVSIADFVADKRAATPSHAAQELWPRRETLAQRVDALDLGLNRAYEGWLSDKAGAFEQLRKALVWLSPARRLERMEDRFSALMARLQGAGLDHYFDRAGETVRAAEGLDRAFGTHRLDGLSRDAAGLARRLERAFGPERVDRLAEGVAGLGQRLTSSGQGRLDGMAQRLAVLETGLRGLDPEGPLERGYALVRVAGTGEFLRDPRRVTKGDALDITVRDGRVAATVTDTRPNEE; this is translated from the coding sequence TTGTCCAACATTCTGACCGTTTCCGAGCTGACCAAGTCCGTCAAGGCGCTGCTGGAGGCCGAGTTCCCGTTCGTGTGGGTGCGGGGGCAGGTCAGCAATCTGGCGCGTCCGGCGTCCGGGCACGTGTATTTCACGCTGACGGACGGGGACGCGGCGCTGTCGGTGGTCTGGTTCAAGTCCTCGCAGCGGTCGGCCGAACCGGTCCGGCAGGGCGGGGACATGGTCAACCCGCTGACCGGGGAGATCGAGGAGACCGAGGGCGGCACGGCGCTGACCGGGAGCGGCCTGGAGGACGGCCTGGAGGTGCTCTGCGCCGGGCGGCTGAACGTGTACGAGCCGCGCGGCCAGTACCAGCTGGTGGCCGAACTGGTCCAGGCCCGGGGCGTGGGCGACCTGGCCGTGGCCTTCGAGGCGCTGAAGAAGAAACTGGCGGAGAAGGGATATTTCGACGAGGACCGCAAGCTCGGCCTGCCGCGCGACCCCAGGCGGGTGGCGGTGATCACCTCGAAATCCGGGGCGGCCATCCGGGATTTCCTGCGCATCGCGGACACGCGCGGCACCGGGGCCGAAATACGGATTTATCCGGTGCTGGTCCAGGGCGACCGCGCGCCGGGCCAGATTGCGGCGGCGCTGGACCTGGTGGACGCCGAGGGCTGGGCCGAGGTGGCCGTGCTTATCCGGGGTGGCGGATCGCTGGAGGATTTGTGGGCCTTCAACACCGAGGCGGTGGCGGACGCCATCTACCGGGCGCGGCTGCCGGTGCTGACCGGCGTGGGCCACGAGCCGGACGTGTCCATCGCGGATTTCGTGGCCGACAAGCGCGCGGCCACCCCGTCCCACGCGGCCCAGGAGCTGTGGCCCAGGCGCGAGACCCTGGCCCAGCGGGTGGACGCGCTGGACCTGGGGTTGAACCGGGCCTATGAGGGCTGGCTGTCGGACAAGGCGGGGGCGTTCGAGCAGTTGCGCAAGGCGCTGGTCTGGCTGTCGCCCGCCCGGCGACTGGAGCGCATGGAGGACCGCTTTTCCGCGCTCATGGCCCGTTTGCAGGGGGCCGGGCTGGACCACTATTTCGACCGGGCCGGGGAGACCGTGCGCGCGGCCGAGGGACTGGACCGCGCCTTCGGCACGCACCGGCTGGACGGCCTGTCGCGCGACGCGGCCGGGCTGGCGCGCCGCCTGGAACGGGCCTTCGGACCGGAGCGGGTGGACCGGCTGGCCGAGGGCGTGGCCGGGCTCGGCCAGCGGCTGACCTCATCCGGGCAGGGGCGGCTGGACGGCATGGCCCAGCGGCTGGCCGTGCTGGAGACCGGACTGCGCGGGCTGGACCCGGAAGGGCCGCTCGAACGCGGCTACGCCCTGGTGCGCGTGGCCGGGACCGGCGAATTTCTGCGCGACCCGAGACGGGTGACGAAGGGCGACGCACTTGATATCACGGTCCGTGACGGCCGCGTGGCGGCCACGGTCACGGACACTCGACCCAACGAGGAATGA
- a CDS encoding M23 family metallopeptidase, producing MAALLGLPLNGPVRAADAMSALVLAAPRSAGVGKAFLVRLTSDRPLAAVSVRWQGREVAPSVSVWNGHHVALAMLGTDVLTERPGKEELVVTASVDGRERTLRRTVRITPEDYPKQELTLPEKMVTPPKDVHARIAAEGEQTSAAKRTVSAVRQWHLPLERPVDGVVLSVYGSQRILNGKPRNPHRGLDFRSAKGNPVRCVDDGRVILVGDHYYAGNSVYVDHGNGVVSMYFHLSESTVKVGDAVRRGQTIGLTGMTGRATGPHLHFSLSVQGDLVDPAPLFRDSADSLLQ from the coding sequence ATGGCGGCCCTGCTGGGCCTTCCCCTGAACGGACCGGTCCGGGCCGCCGACGCGATGTCCGCTCTGGTGCTGGCCGCACCGCGCAGCGCCGGGGTGGGCAAGGCTTTCCTGGTGCGGCTGACCTCGGATCGGCCGCTGGCGGCCGTATCCGTGCGCTGGCAGGGGCGCGAGGTGGCCCCGTCCGTCTCGGTCTGGAACGGCCATCACGTGGCCCTGGCCATGCTCGGCACGGACGTGCTCACCGAACGGCCCGGCAAGGAGGAGCTGGTGGTCACGGCCTCGGTGGACGGGCGGGAGCGGACCCTGCGCCGGACCGTGCGCATCACTCCGGAGGACTATCCGAAGCAGGAGCTGACCCTGCCCGAGAAGATGGTCACCCCGCCCAAGGACGTCCACGCCCGCATCGCGGCCGAGGGCGAGCAGACCTCGGCGGCAAAGCGCACGGTCTCGGCCGTGCGGCAGTGGCACCTGCCGCTGGAGCGGCCCGTGGACGGCGTCGTCCTGTCCGTCTATGGGTCGCAGCGCATCCTCAACGGCAAGCCCAGGAACCCGCATCGGGGGCTCGATTTCCGCTCGGCCAAGGGCAACCCGGTCAGGTGCGTGGACGACGGCCGGGTCATCCTGGTGGGCGACCACTACTACGCGGGCAACTCGGTCTACGTGGACCACGGCAACGGGGTGGTCTCCATGTACTTCCACCTGTCCGAGTCCACGGTGAAGGTCGGCGACGCGGTCAGGCGCGGCCAGACCATCGGCCTGACGGGCATGACCGGCCGGGCCACCGGGCCGCACCTGCACTTCTCCCTGTCGGTCCAGGGCGACCTGGTCGATCCCGCGCCGCTCTTCCGGGACTCGGCAGACAGCCTGCTGCAATGA
- a CDS encoding M23 family metallopeptidase, with protein sequence MSSHTHFQRRLWPLLYALAFLACLSATAEAGDMVEVLAPERVGTGKPFLVRIATWYPLEDLEVRWNGRGVHPSVTRTGEQSEAEVLLGADLRGEPGDHSVEVVARIWGHERRFSRTVEVVESQWETETLTVPPKMVRPPESERARIEGEREMLRAALAEVSPERYWTVPFFRPVRGRMLSRFGLFRTFNGNVAARHTGLDFRAWLGTPIHAAAAGRVVLVHAFYYGGNSVLVDHGNGFFTLYCHLSETSVREGDMVEAGRVVGLSGATGRVTGAHLHLAAFVLGAVVDPEVLFQTSGDNMPELWKID encoded by the coding sequence ATGAGTTCGCACACGCATTTTCAACGGCGGCTTTGGCCGCTCCTGTATGCCCTCGCCTTTCTGGCCTGCCTGTCGGCCACGGCCGAGGCCGGGGACATGGTCGAGGTCCTGGCCCCGGAGCGGGTCGGGACGGGCAAGCCGTTCCTGGTGCGCATCGCCACCTGGTACCCGTTGGAGGACCTGGAGGTGCGCTGGAACGGGCGCGGCGTGCACCCGTCCGTGACCCGGACCGGCGAACAGTCCGAGGCCGAGGTCCTGCTCGGCGCGGACCTGCGCGGCGAGCCCGGCGACCATTCCGTGGAGGTCGTGGCCCGCATCTGGGGGCATGAGCGGCGTTTTTCGCGGACCGTCGAGGTCGTCGAGTCCCAATGGGAGACCGAGACCCTGACCGTGCCTCCGAAGATGGTCCGTCCGCCGGAGTCCGAGCGGGCGCGCATCGAGGGGGAACGCGAGATGCTGCGGGCCGCCCTGGCCGAGGTCTCGCCCGAGCGGTACTGGACCGTTCCCTTTTTCCGGCCGGTCAGGGGCAGGATGCTCAGCCGGTTCGGGCTGTTCCGGACCTTCAACGGCAACGTGGCCGCCCGGCACACGGGCCTGGATTTCCGGGCCTGGCTCGGCACGCCCATCCATGCCGCGGCCGCCGGAAGAGTTGTCCTTGTCCACGCTTTCTATTATGGCGGAAACAGCGTCCTCGTGGACCACGGCAACGGATTTTTCACCCTGTATTGCCACCTGTCCGAGACAAGCGTACGGGAAGGCGATATGGTCGAGGCCGGCCGGGTGGTCGGCCTGTCCGGGGCCACCGGGCGGGTCACGGGCGCGCACCTGCACCTGGCCGCCTTCGTGCTCGGCGCAGTGGTCGATCCGGAGGTTTTATTCCAGACGTCCGGCGACAATATGCCGGAATTGTGGAAGATTGATTAA
- the xseB gene encoding exodeoxyribonuclease VII small subunit gives MANDTFEDRLERLKLVVEQLERGDLPLEEGVALYKEGLTLVKACGKQLETARHEVKLVSEGLVREFDALEALASDTEDEQ, from the coding sequence GTGGCGAACGATACATTTGAAGACCGCCTGGAGCGGCTGAAGCTCGTGGTGGAACAGCTCGAGCGCGGCGATCTGCCCCTTGAGGAGGGCGTGGCCCTGTACAAGGAGGGGCTGACGCTGGTCAAGGCGTGCGGCAAGCAGCTGGAGACCGCCCGGCACGAGGTCAAGCTCGTGTCCGAGGGGCTGGTCCGGGAGTTCGACGCCCTGGAGGCGCTGGCCTCGGACACGGAGGACGAGCAGTGA
- a CDS encoding polyprenyl synthetase family protein — MTFKEDLGRRAALVEAYLVGCLRDRNIPARLLASMEYSLLAGGKRLRPVLVLAWNGLLGGDADKAMPFAASMECIHTYSLIHDDLPAMDDDDLRRGRPSNHKQFDEATAILAGDGLLTEAFVLMTETCLVKGLPAERVLRAIAVLARAAGSGGMVGGQAVDMELTGRTGVPLDELKKMHAMKTGALLTAACECGAILAGAAESDVDNARRFGRKIGVAFQIVDDVLDVVGDTATLGKPVGSDEAMGKTTYPSLLGLDRSKTLAREYVDEALTNLSGYFGCEQEFLWQLARYIVDRVY; from the coding sequence GTGACCTTCAAGGAAGACCTCGGCCGCCGCGCGGCCCTCGTTGAGGCGTATCTGGTCGGCTGCCTGCGGGACCGCAACATCCCGGCGCGGCTGCTCGCGTCCATGGAATATTCCCTGCTGGCCGGGGGCAAGCGGCTGCGGCCCGTGCTGGTCCTGGCCTGGAACGGCCTGCTCGGCGGGGACGCGGACAAGGCCATGCCCTTTGCCGCCTCCATGGAGTGCATCCACACCTATTCGCTGATCCACGACGACCTGCCCGCCATGGACGACGACGACCTGCGGCGCGGGCGGCCGTCCAACCACAAGCAGTTCGACGAGGCCACGGCCATCCTGGCGGGCGACGGCCTGCTGACCGAGGCCTTCGTGCTCATGACCGAGACGTGCCTGGTCAAGGGGCTGCCCGCCGAGCGCGTGCTCCGGGCCATTGCGGTCCTGGCGCGGGCGGCCGGATCGGGCGGCATGGTCGGCGGCCAGGCCGTGGACATGGAGCTGACCGGGCGCACCGGCGTGCCCCTCGATGAACTGAAGAAGATGCACGCCATGAAGACCGGGGCCCTGCTGACCGCGGCCTGCGAGTGCGGGGCCATCCTGGCCGGGGCGGCGGAGAGCGACGTGGACAACGCCCGGCGGTTCGGGCGTAAAATCGGCGTGGCCTTCCAGATCGTGGACGACGTGCTCGACGTGGTCGGCGACACCGCCACCCTGGGCAAGCCCGTGGGCAGCGACGAGGCCATGGGCAAGACCACCTATCCCTCGCTTCTCGGCCTGGACAGGAGCAAGACCCTGGCCAGGGAGTATGTCGACGAGGCCTTGACCAATTTATCCGGCTACTTCGGGTGCGAACAGGAGTTCCTGTGGCAATTGGCCCGATACATAGTGGACAGGGTGTATTGA